From a region of the Chitinophagales bacterium genome:
- the mbhE gene encoding hydrogen gas-evolving membrane-bound hydrogenase subunit E, translating to MIVILLVILLTALCIPLLHRILGNKTAYLLALLPLSAFGWFMAQYFGGVLDEPLRSSLEWNSYFNLRLDFYLDGLSLLFALLITGIGTLIYFYAAYYMKVTEHYSRFFIFLTVFMASMLGLVLADNLLSIIVFWEMTSITSFMLIGYNHEKESARYAALQGLLVTAAGGLALLAGLVLLGVVTGEYNISELAQYQDSIVKHKLYLPILLCVLTGAFTKSAQVPFHFWLPNAMAAPTPVSAYLHSATMVKAGVYFVARFFPVLGDTFEWSLILTTFGTLTMLTGAIMAFRSDDLKKILAYSTISALGIMVLSFGIGTKAAIYAGMAYILAHALYKSALFMLAGIVDKQSGTRLISELPVDLYKKLPIVFALILLAALSLGGILPFFGFIAKEMLLEMTLSAPAQSLLITIALLLTGALFVALLLMLTHKTFFKKQGASSENISKASFLLYAAPMLVAALGLFFGLFPNLLSHLISGAAQSLDGNLPEKHLALWHGINTAFLLSLLSILLGGGLYFLQLKFNTNKKIAFLNAIAPSRIYDHAVSGMLSFADWQTKTIQNGRLRYYVVFTLLSVLLLTGFTFFYKAGIRINYAAIDIYVFEVVLGVIILLALFLTVKVKSKIGSLLSLGIVGIVISIVFLEAGAPDLAITFFLIDALTITLFVLILHTLPVNVIQKSSFIKIRDMFISLGVGALVTFILLAITYNPLDSKLKDFYAENSYTLAKGKNIVNVILVDFRSIDTFGEITVLAIAALGVFAIVNFSKKPKKQSA from the coding sequence ATGATAGTAATTCTGCTCGTCATTTTACTTACTGCACTTTGCATTCCGCTATTGCACCGCATATTGGGCAACAAGACGGCTTATCTGCTTGCGCTCTTGCCACTGTCGGCTTTTGGCTGGTTTATGGCACAGTATTTTGGCGGGGTGTTGGACGAGCCACTGCGCAGCTCCCTGGAATGGAACAGCTACTTTAACCTGCGCCTGGATTTTTACTTAGATGGGCTTAGCCTTTTGTTTGCCCTGCTCATTACCGGCATTGGCACATTGATCTATTTCTATGCGGCTTATTATATGAAAGTTACGGAGCATTACAGTCGCTTTTTCATATTCCTTACGGTTTTTATGGCCTCTATGCTGGGCTTGGTCTTGGCCGATAATCTGCTGAGCATAATTGTTTTTTGGGAAATGACCAGCATCACATCCTTTATGCTGATTGGCTACAACCACGAAAAGGAAAGTGCCCGTTATGCAGCATTGCAGGGTTTGCTGGTAACTGCGGCAGGAGGTCTGGCACTGTTGGCTGGCTTGGTTTTGCTGGGCGTGGTTACTGGCGAATACAATATTTCGGAATTGGCGCAGTATCAGGATTCAATTGTCAAGCACAAATTGTATTTGCCCATACTGCTTTGCGTATTGACAGGGGCATTTACCAAATCGGCACAGGTGCCCTTTCATTTTTGGCTGCCTAATGCTATGGCCGCGCCCACGCCCGTTAGTGCTTATTTGCATTCTGCTACTATGGTAAAGGCAGGCGTGTATTTTGTAGCGCGCTTTTTCCCCGTTTTGGGCGACACTTTTGAATGGTCGCTGATTTTGACCACTTTCGGAACATTGACCATGCTCACAGGTGCCATCATGGCTTTCCGCTCCGATGATCTGAAGAAAATCCTGGCTTATTCCACCATCAGTGCATTGGGCATAATGGTGCTTTCTTTTGGCATTGGCACAAAGGCCGCCATTTATGCCGGAATGGCTTATATTTTGGCACATGCCCTATACAAATCCGCCTTGTTTATGCTGGCCGGAATTGTTGACAAACAAAGTGGCACAAGGCTTATTAGCGAATTACCTGTTGATTTATACAAAAAACTGCCTATTGTATTTGCACTCATTTTATTGGCAGCATTGTCCTTGGGCGGAATTTTGCCCTTTTTTGGATTTATAGCCAAGGAAATGTTATTGGAAATGACGCTGTCGGCTCCGGCTCAGTCATTGCTAATTACCATTGCATTATTGCTCACCGGGGCACTGTTTGTAGCGCTATTGTTGATGCTTACGCACAAAACTTTTTTCAAAAAGCAGGGTGCTTCCAGTGAAAATATTAGCAAGGCTTCCTTTTTGCTTTATGCTGCGCCAATGCTGGTTGCGGCCTTGGGCTTGTTTTTCGGATTGTTTCCCAATCTTTTGTCCCATTTGATTTCGGGAGCAGCGCAGAGCCTGGATGGAAATTTGCCAGAAAAACACCTGGCATTGTGGCATGGAATCAATACGGCTTTTCTCCTCAGCTTGCTCTCCATATTATTGGGAGGGGGGCTTTATTTTTTGCAATTAAAATTTAATACCAATAAAAAAATTGCATTCCTAAATGCCATTGCACCTTCTAGAATTTATGACCATGCCGTTTCGGGAATGCTCAGTTTTGCAGATTGGCAGACCAAGACGATTCAAAATGGCCGTTTGCGCTATTATGTAGTGTTCACACTGCTTTCTGTCCTGCTTTTGACAGGTTTTACCTTTTTCTACAAAGCGGGAATTAGGATCAATTATGCTGCAATAGACATTTATGTCTTTGAGGTGGTGCTAGGCGTAATCATTCTGTTGGCACTATTTCTTACCGTTAAGGTCAAATCCAAAATTGGGTCTTTGCTTTCTTTGGGCATTGTTGGCATTGTAATTTCCATTGTGTTTTTAGAGGCAGGCGCGCCTGATTTGGCCATCACCTTTTTCTTGATAGATGCGCTCACCATCACTTTGTTTGTCTTGATTTTGCACACCTTGCCAGTAAATGTCATTCAAAAATCGAGTTTTATAAAAATCAGGGACATGTTCATTTCATTGGGAGTGGGTGCATTGGTTACCTTTATTTTGCTGGCCATCACTTATAATCCATTGGATTCTAAATTGAAGGATTTTTATGCCGAAAACAGTTATACATTGGCAAAAGGAAAAAATATTGTAAATGTGATTCTGGTAGATTTCAGGTCCATAGATACTTTTGGTGAAATAACGGTATTGGCCATTGCGGCATTGGGT
- a CDS encoding Abi-alpha family protein: MKEIIESLNLPAQILGKLEKFMSKLLGPSITEFGELFADNVRYRRLKNQVKIFNKSRELLDKNGLEPRELNLKTLVPLIEKSSVEEDENLQDKWANLIANIATTPESGIEPRLINTLSSLSSLEAKILDFIHEDFYINRQLKLARLLDSKNFKFTEGDINVSDILISFDAVKAEFELSEEFTKIYVDNLESLGLLRYEEPQIDIEDGSTSADFDNDKVDPTVDLNLDLSANYMSSDDFHLTVFGNYFIKQCKPE, from the coding sequence ATGAAAGAAATTATTGAAAGCCTAAATCTACCAGCACAAATATTGGGCAAATTGGAAAAGTTTATGTCCAAATTATTGGGACCTTCGATAACTGAATTTGGTGAACTATTTGCTGATAATGTAAGATATAGAAGATTAAAAAATCAAGTAAAAATCTTTAACAAATCAAGAGAGTTACTTGATAAAAATGGTCTTGAGCCGAGAGAATTAAATCTTAAAACTTTAGTGCCTTTAATAGAAAAATCATCAGTCGAAGAAGATGAGAATTTGCAAGATAAATGGGCAAATCTTATAGCAAATATTGCAACAACACCTGAGAGTGGAATAGAACCAAGATTGATAAACACACTTTCTTCTTTATCATCATTGGAAGCCAAAATTTTAGATTTTATCCATGAAGATTTTTATATAAATCGGCAATTGAAATTAGCTAGATTATTAGATAGCAAAAATTTTAAATTTACTGAAGGCGATATAAATGTATCGGATATTCTGATAAGTTTTGATGCTGTAAAAGCAGAGTTTGAGTTAAGTGAAGAATTTACTAAAATATACGTTGACAATTTGGAGTCCCTTGGACTTCTTCGATATGAAGAACCTCAAATTGATATTGAAGACGGCTCAACTTCAGCTGATTTTGATAATGACAAAGTTGACCCAACTGTTGACTTGAATTTAGATTTATCCGCCAACTATATGAGTTCTGATGATTTTCATCTAACAGTATTTGGAAATTATTTTATTAAACAATGCAAACCTGAATAA
- a CDS encoding helix-turn-helix transcriptional regulator, whose amino-acid sequence MMTIDELKDRDIGKVGTPEREKYEFDLKMEVLGRMVKSVRKERHLTQEQLGRLIGVQKSQISKLERNTKNVTIETILKVFGALKANVKFSVELNQNEFKVA is encoded by the coding sequence ATGATGACCATTGATGAACTCAAAGATAGAGACATAGGAAAAGTAGGAACACCTGAACGAGAGAAATACGAATTTGACCTAAAGATGGAGGTGCTTGGGCGTATGGTTAAATCGGTAAGAAAGGAGCGCCATTTAACACAAGAACAATTGGGCAGATTAATTGGTGTTCAGAAATCCCAAATATCGAAGTTGGAGCGGAACACTAAAAACGTAACTATTGAAACCATTTTAAAAGTGTTCGGTGCATTAAAAGCAAATGTGAAATTCAGTGTTGAACTAAACCAAAATGAATTCAAGGTTGCCTGA
- a CDS encoding Fic/DOC family protein, which yields MKNIDKKSLEKAYRLFETGDIDKIEVGTTKGLQQIHRYLFDDLYDFAGKIRTQNISKGGFRFATALYLKEALIKVEQMPENTFEDIIAKYVEMNIAHPFLEGNGRTMRIWLDMILKKRLKKVVNWQYVDKTLYLQAMERSPINDLELRTLLAAHLTDKTDDHNVIFKGIEQSYYYEGYEKDDDGES from the coding sequence ATGAAAAACATAGATAAAAAAAGCCTCGAAAAAGCCTACCGATTGTTTGAAACAGGCGATATTGATAAAATAGAAGTGGGTACCACTAAAGGCTTGCAACAAATACACCGGTACCTCTTTGACGACTTATATGATTTTGCCGGAAAAATACGCACCCAAAACATCTCAAAAGGTGGTTTCCGTTTTGCTACGGCTTTATATCTGAAGGAAGCTTTGATAAAAGTGGAGCAAATGCCCGAAAACACCTTTGAAGATATTATTGCCAAATATGTAGAAATGAATATTGCCCACCCATTTTTGGAAGGCAACGGCAGAACAATGCGTATATGGTTAGATATGATTTTGAAAAAAAGATTGAAAAAAGTGGTGAACTGGCAGTATGTGGACAAAACACTCTACTTGCAGGCTATGGAGCGCAGCCCTATAAATGATTTGGAATTGCGCACATTACTCGCTGCCCACTTAACGGACAAAACAGACGACCATAACGTTATATTCAAGGGCATAGAACAATCCTATTATTACGAAGGCTACGAAAAAGATGATGATGGTGAAAGTTAA
- a CDS encoding ORF6N domain-containing protein, which yields MSKAEVISQKQIENRIFVFRNLQVMIDRDLAELYQVETKVLNQAVKRNADRFPESFRFKLNKNEKEELVTICDRFETLKHSTTNPYVFTEQGVAMLSAILRSKTAIQVSIKVINAFVEMRRVIASNIGLWNRLDNLEQKQLKSQLQTDQKFEQVFKALEKKDDIPTQGVFFDGQVFDAYELASKIIRSAKENIVLIDNYINESTITHLAKKKKGVKVLLLCKTPSTGSGQASKQLTLDIKKANEQYSHFEAKTFNKSHDRFLIIDGKEVYHLGASLKDLGKKWFAFSKMEKASVQSIINSISELI from the coding sequence TTGAGTAAAGCAGAAGTCATATCACAAAAACAAATTGAAAACAGGATTTTTGTTTTCAGGAATCTTCAGGTTATGATCGACCGAGATCTTGCTGAATTATATCAGGTTGAAACAAAAGTACTGAATCAAGCCGTCAAACGGAATGCTGATCGTTTCCCTGAATCATTTAGGTTTAAGTTGAATAAAAATGAAAAAGAAGAACTGGTCACAATTTGTGACCGGTTTGAAACACTAAAACATTCTACTACAAATCCGTACGTATTTACCGAACAGGGCGTAGCGATGCTATCTGCTATTTTGCGCAGCAAAACAGCCATTCAAGTTAGTATTAAAGTGATAAATGCATTTGTAGAAATGCGAAGAGTGATTGCATCTAATATTGGCCTTTGGAATCGTTTAGATAATCTTGAGCAAAAACAGCTTAAATCCCAACTCCAAACCGATCAAAAATTTGAGCAAGTGTTCAAAGCCCTGGAAAAGAAAGATGATATCCCCACTCAAGGCGTATTTTTTGACGGACAAGTATTTGATGCCTATGAATTGGCCTCTAAAATTATTCGTTCGGCCAAAGAAAACATTGTGCTAATTGATAATTACATAAACGAAAGCACCATTACCCATTTAGCGAAAAAGAAAAAGGGTGTTAAAGTTTTGTTACTCTGCAAAACCCCTTCGACAGGCTCAGGGCAGGCAAGTAAACAATTGACACTAGATATTAAAAAAGCCAACGAACAATACAGCCATTTTGAAGCGAAGACTTTCAATAAAAGCCACGATCGTTTTTTGATTATTGATGGAAAAGAAGTATATCACCTCGGTGCATCGCTCAAGGATTTGGGCAAGAAGTGGTTTGCCTTTTCTAAAATGGAGAAAGCATCTGTGCAAAGTATTATAAACTCAATTTCGGAACTGATATGA
- a CDS encoding class I SAM-dependent methyltransferase — protein MKNTLLNKFLQKTIPPRVDLKFKRLKPFIKGSKVLDIGCGNGGFSLKLMQEGFDVTPLDIQDKSAFEQIKPLVFDGKKLPFADNTFDTALLITVLHHTTAQKELISEALRAARQVLIMEDVYGNALQKQVTFWMDSLVNWEWQGHPHSNRSHEQWMAYFQEFDCKVEFVQSKSTALFFRQNVYLLS, from the coding sequence GTGAAAAACACATTATTAAATAAGTTCCTCCAAAAAACCATTCCGCCCAGGGTAGATTTAAAATTCAAGCGTTTAAAGCCTTTTATCAAAGGCTCAAAAGTTCTCGACATAGGCTGCGGCAATGGTGGTTTTTCCCTGAAACTGATGCAGGAAGGATTTGATGTAACCCCCCTGGACATACAGGACAAATCTGCTTTTGAGCAAATAAAACCCCTTGTTTTTGACGGTAAAAAATTGCCTTTTGCGGACAATACTTTCGATACGGCTTTATTAATCACGGTTTTGCACCACACCACTGCACAAAAAGAACTCATAAGTGAGGCATTGCGGGCAGCCCGGCAGGTTTTGATCATGGAAGATGTGTATGGCAATGCCCTTCAAAAACAAGTAACTTTTTGGATGGACAGCCTGGTGAATTGGGAATGGCAGGGACATCCGCATAGCAATAGATCACACGAGCAGTGGATGGCTTATTTCCAGGAATTTGATTGTAAGGTGGAGTTTGTACAGAGCAAAAGCACAGCATTGTTTTTCAGGCAGAATGTGTATTTGTTGAGTTGA
- a CDS encoding T9SS type A sorting domain-containing protein — MHLSKLILPVFMFVVSTGFAQNTIYDTIRHDNLDRNYILYVPQIYNSSEAVPLVLNLHGYTRNAGLQMSSGDFRPIADTANFIIAHPNGTKDQGGAPFWEVGLFGGTSGIDDLGFLEALVDTLMEQYSIDPDKIFSTGMSNGGFMSLKLACESEKFSAVASVTGSMTTPMENSCNPSAPIPVMQIHGTADSVVQYLGRPGILPIDSVIAYWIRHNNCDKTPEKSNIPDLDPNDGTTSERFVYANGENGSSVELIKVENGEHSWPGSSNPIFTTSMDFSASAEIWRFFSVGNPKTTSIPSVNSAQSGIRVFPNPSSGFLKIQSKFETVSNIEIYDIIGNLQLAEQFTGNTTLDLSELAAGTYFVLIENNGERFFERVLVK; from the coding sequence ATGCATTTATCCAAATTGATTTTACCGGTTTTCATGTTTGTTGTTTCTACGGGTTTTGCTCAAAACACCATTTACGATACCATTCGCCACGATAACCTGGACAGAAATTACATTCTTTATGTGCCTCAAATTTATAACAGCAGCGAGGCAGTGCCGCTTGTTTTAAACTTACACGGTTATACTCGTAATGCCGGGCTACAAATGAGCTCTGGTGATTTTCGCCCCATTGCCGATACGGCCAATTTCATCATTGCCCATCCCAATGGAACAAAAGATCAGGGAGGTGCTCCGTTTTGGGAAGTCGGGCTCTTTGGAGGCACTTCCGGAATTGACGACCTGGGGTTTTTGGAGGCTTTGGTCGATACATTAATGGAGCAGTACAGTATTGATCCCGATAAAATATTTTCTACAGGCATGTCCAATGGCGGATTTATGAGCCTGAAACTGGCCTGTGAAAGCGAAAAGTTTTCAGCAGTAGCTTCCGTAACCGGCTCTATGACTACCCCAATGGAAAATTCCTGCAATCCATCTGCTCCCATTCCGGTGATGCAAATTCATGGAACAGCAGATAGCGTAGTTCAATATCTGGGCCGTCCGGGTATTTTGCCTATTGACTCTGTAATCGCTTATTGGATAAGACACAACAATTGTGACAAAACACCTGAAAAATCAAATATTCCCGACCTTGATCCCAATGACGGCACTACCAGCGAAAGATTTGTCTATGCCAATGGAGAAAATGGCAGTTCAGTGGAACTGATAAAAGTAGAAAATGGCGAGCACAGTTGGCCGGGTTCCTCCAACCCGATATTTACCACATCGATGGATTTTAGTGCCAGTGCGGAAATCTGGCGCTTTTTCAGTGTTGGCAATCCCAAAACCACTTCTATTCCTTCTGTTAATTCTGCTCAAAGCGGCATCCGAGTTTTCCCGAACCCCAGTTCAGGTTTTCTGAAAATCCAATCGAAATTTGAAACCGTTTCAAATATTGAAATTTATGACATTATCGGAAATCTTCAGCTTGCAGAGCAATTTACGGGCAATACCACATTGGATCTTTCAGAGCTTGCTGCCGGGACTTATTTTGTATTGATTGAAAATAATGGGGAAAGGTTTTTTGAGCGGGTTTTGGTGAAATGA
- a CDS encoding nucleotidyltransferase domain-containing protein, with amino-acid sequence MAKEEAIALLKKYIEVLNKEGISVVKAFLYGSYAEDTANIDSDIDVMLVSNLYNENDDKIIGKIWSLTRKVNTKIEPFLIGEKSFNKGYFSPLINDVKSRGTRVYPN; translated from the coding sequence ATGGCTAAGGAAGAAGCTATAGCATTATTGAAAAAATATATTGAGGTCTTAAATAAAGAAGGTATTTCCGTTGTAAAAGCTTTTCTATACGGAAGTTATGCAGAAGATACTGCAAATATTGATAGTGACATAGATGTAATGCTTGTATCCAATTTGTACAATGAAAATGATGACAAGATCATAGGTAAAATCTGGAGTTTAACAAGAAAAGTTAATACGAAAATTGAACCGTTTTTAATTGGAGAAAAGTCATTTAATAAAGGTTATTTTTCCCCATTAATAAATGATGTCAAATCAAGAGGAACTCGTGTTTACCCAAATTGA
- a CDS encoding SDR family oxidoreductase has protein sequence MNPIFSKDTFKGKTVFVSGGGSGIGKSIAHQFLISGARVIIASRKQERVNKTRDELSTYGECHAFQLDIRQPEAIEGVIDKIKEKNWQVDILINNAGGQFPSPAESISPNGWNAVINTNLNGTFFMSQQFANAFFIPNKSGKIVNIIANIFRGFPGMAHTGAARAGVDNLSKTLAVEWARYKIRVNAIAPGIIQSTGLEQYPPDFLKGISSKIPLKRLGEIQEVAYLALFMASPFSEFMTGQTVYLDGGQSLWGDMWEIPDED, from the coding sequence ATGAACCCTATATTTTCAAAAGATACTTTTAAGGGCAAAACCGTATTTGTAAGTGGTGGCGGCAGTGGCATTGGAAAATCCATAGCCCATCAATTCCTGATTTCCGGAGCACGCGTAATCATTGCCTCCAGGAAACAAGAAAGAGTGAATAAAACCCGCGATGAACTTTCAACCTATGGAGAATGCCACGCTTTTCAATTGGATATTCGCCAGCCAGAAGCTATAGAGGGCGTAATCGATAAAATAAAAGAAAAAAATTGGCAGGTAGATATTTTGATCAACAATGCGGGTGGGCAATTTCCCTCCCCTGCCGAAAGCATCAGCCCCAATGGATGGAATGCAGTGATCAATACCAATTTGAACGGTACTTTTTTTATGAGCCAACAATTTGCCAATGCCTTTTTTATTCCAAATAAATCAGGGAAAATCGTCAATATTATCGCCAATATTTTCAGGGGATTTCCCGGCATGGCGCATACCGGTGCTGCTCGTGCAGGGGTAGATAACCTCAGCAAAACACTGGCTGTGGAATGGGCACGCTACAAAATCCGCGTAAATGCCATTGCTCCTGGCATTATCCAATCCACTGGCCTGGAACAATATCCCCCTGATTTTCTGAAAGGCATTAGTTCTAAAATCCCTTTGAAACGCCTGGGCGAAATTCAGGAAGTGGCTTACCTGGCATTATTTATGGCTTCTCCTTTTTCAGAATTCATGACCGGGCAAACCGTGTACCTGGATGGCGGACAAAGCTTGTGGGGCGATATGTGGGAAATACCGGATGAAGATTAA
- a CDS encoding phage holin family protein, whose translation MAFIIKLLISAVAVYLSALLLPGIHVTGFLAAIIVALILALLNTFLKPVLVVFTIPLTVFTLGIFLLFINGFVIMLAHWMLDEFTVDSIWWAIAFSLIQTFLNTLLASLVQE comes from the coding sequence ATGGCATTTATCATCAAACTATTAATTTCAGCAGTGGCCGTCTATTTGTCTGCCTTATTGCTGCCCGGCATCCACGTCACCGGTTTTTTAGCAGCTATAATCGTTGCACTGATCCTGGCATTGCTCAATACTTTTTTGAAACCTGTCTTGGTTGTATTTACCATTCCACTTACGGTTTTTACATTGGGTATATTTCTACTTTTTATCAATGGCTTTGTGATTATGCTGGCACATTGGATGCTCGATGAATTCACAGTAGATTCGATATGGTGGGCCATAGCTTTTTCATTGATTCAAACTTTCCTCAATACACTTCTGGCGAGTTTGGTGCAGGAGTAA
- a CDS encoding ATP-binding protein, with product MKRTVLKKLEKWKVSKNRKPLILQGARQVGKTWLIKEFGNAEFDQVVYLNFESSERIKDVFTTDFNIERIIAVFEIETNVKIDPDNSLIILDEVQEAEKGLTALKYFYEQAPQYYIIAAGSLLGVSLQNKNSFPVGKVDFLEMYPMSFFEFLENNDEAQLLKELKNKNWSVLQSFHNKLVELLRLYYFIGGMPEAVQSYINDKDLDEVRSIQKKIILGYENDFAKHAPYEIVPRIRLVWQSLIGQLAKENKKFIYGQIKKGSRVKDFESAINWLVNAGVVLKVSRVNQPAMPLNAYADFDAFKLFLVDIGLLNAMANLNSKILLEKNRILKEYKGALTEQYVCQQLITAHELYYWVASNAKAEIDFLVQHENEIIPIEVKAEENLKSKSLKSYVQKYTPGSVVRTSMNKYRQEDWLTNLPLYAIETINDL from the coding sequence ATGAAAAGAACAGTCTTAAAGAAATTAGAAAAGTGGAAAGTTTCGAAAAACAGAAAACCACTGATTCTGCAGGGGGCAAGACAAGTTGGTAAAACTTGGCTTATAAAGGAATTTGGTAATGCTGAATTTGATCAGGTTGTATATCTTAATTTTGAAAGCAGTGAGAGAATAAAAGATGTTTTTACTACTGATTTTAATATAGAACGAATTATTGCGGTTTTTGAAATTGAAACCAATGTGAAAATCGATCCCGATAACAGCTTAATAATATTGGATGAGGTGCAAGAGGCCGAAAAGGGATTGACTGCTTTGAAATATTTTTATGAGCAAGCCCCTCAATACTACATCATAGCAGCAGGTTCCTTACTTGGTGTTTCCTTGCAGAATAAGAATTCATTTCCGGTCGGAAAGGTGGATTTTTTAGAAATGTATCCAATGAGTTTCTTTGAATTTTTGGAGAATAACGATGAAGCTCAACTGCTCAAGGAATTGAAAAATAAAAATTGGTCTGTTTTACAAAGCTTTCACAATAAGCTGGTAGAACTCTTGAGGTTGTATTATTTCATTGGAGGCATGCCCGAGGCCGTACAGAGCTATATAAATGACAAGGATTTAGATGAAGTGCGGAGTATTCAAAAAAAAATAATTTTAGGTTATGAAAATGATTTTGCAAAGCATGCTCCTTATGAAATTGTGCCAAGAATCCGTTTGGTTTGGCAGTCGTTAATTGGACAACTTGCTAAAGAAAACAAGAAATTCATTTATGGGCAGATAAAAAAAGGCTCCAGGGTCAAGGATTTTGAATCAGCCATAAATTGGTTGGTCAACGCAGGGGTAGTTTTAAAAGTTAGTCGGGTAAATCAGCCAGCCATGCCCCTTAATGCCTATGCTGATTTTGATGCCTTTAAGTTATTTTTGGTAGATATTGGTTTGCTGAATGCCATGGCAAATTTGAATTCAAAAATATTGCTGGAAAAAAACAGGATTCTAAAAGAGTACAAAGGAGCATTAACCGAACAGTATGTCTGCCAGCAATTAATAACAGCTCACGAATTGTATTATTGGGTTGCTTCCAATGCTAAAGCCGAAATAGATTTTTTGGTCCAGCATGAAAATGAAATCATCCCAATAGAGGTAAAGGCCGAAGAAAACCTAAAATCAAAAAGCCTGAAATCGTATGTACAAAAATATACACCAGGCTCAGTTGTAAGAACATCTATGAATAAATACAGGCAGGAAGATTGGCTGACAAATTTACCTTTATATGCTATCGAAACAATAAACGACTTGTAA
- a CDS encoding RluA family pseudouridine synthase — protein sequence MNKKIEVLYEDNHLIAVNKPAGLLSQPNDGDTSESIADQVKEYIRKKYKKPGDVFLGTIHRLDRPVSGVLLFARTSKGLARMNELFKKREVDKTYWAIVKGIPGETEGQLTHFLLRNEKNKRTHAFNKQKNNALESVLDYKLLKVISKKSWLEVKPHTGRSHQIRAQLSAIGNPVVGDLKYDYNKANPDKSICLHARKLEFVHPIKKEKISITAPTPKLPIWLELKKDY from the coding sequence ATGAACAAAAAAATAGAGGTGCTCTACGAAGACAATCATCTAATTGCGGTAAACAAACCTGCCGGATTATTGTCGCAGCCCAATGATGGAGATACTTCAGAATCCATAGCCGATCAGGTTAAGGAATATATCAGAAAGAAATACAAAAAACCTGGAGATGTTTTTCTGGGAACCATCCACCGGCTTGACAGGCCTGTTTCAGGTGTTTTGCTTTTTGCCAGAACCAGCAAAGGTCTGGCGCGCATGAATGAACTTTTTAAAAAACGGGAGGTAGATAAAACCTACTGGGCTATTGTAAAGGGAATTCCAGGAGAAACAGAAGGACAGCTCACGCATTTTTTATTGCGCAATGAAAAAAATAAAAGGACCCATGCGTTCAATAAGCAGAAAAACAATGCATTGGAATCGGTATTGGATTATAAACTGCTTAAAGTTATTTCCAAAAAAAGTTGGTTGGAAGTAAAGCCACATACCGGACGCTCACATCAAATCAGGGCGCAACTGAGTGCCATCGGAAATCCTGTTGTAGGAGATTTAAAATACGATTACAACAAAGCCAATCCCGACAAATCGATCTGTTTGCATGCCAGGAAACTTGAGTTTGTACACCCCATTAAAAAAGAAAAGATATCTATTACAGCACCCACCCCAAAATTGCCCATTTGGTTGGAGCTAAAAAAGGATTATTGA